GGAGGAACAAGTGCATACGGCTCATTAAACAAGGGTTTTTCCACGAGAACGAGGCCGGAAAAACCTGTATCCAAAAGCGATGTCAGGTTTGAAAGATGTTCGACCGTGGTACTGGATATAATGGTCAAGGATGGAGATGTGGCTTGAACGGCTTCAGGAATATCGGGAAAGACCGGGTAGGGGCAACTGGGATTACCAGTCACACATGCCAGGGAGTATCCCAATGAATCGAGGAGTTGTGCGTGTCGTGCGCCAATGGAGCCGTAGCCTATGATCAATGCTTTCATGCTAGCATTCTTCCTTCATGCGAAAGTGCACGTCGTAGTCGAAGTTGGCCTGGTCAAAATCCTGTTTACGGCCGATGTCCATCCAGTATTCGTGGATTGGGAAGGCGGCTGTGGTCTCACCTTTGGCCATAAGTTGGCTGAACAGGGTGGGCATATCCAGATATTCATCTTTGGGGATGCCGGCAACGATATCCGGGTCCAGAATATAAATGCCCGCGTTAACGAAAAATTTGTGTGTCGGTTTTTCTTCAAGGTGCGTGATGATATTGTTTTCCACATTCACCACGCCGTAAGGAACCTGTATGTCAAATCTGCGGACGGCCATTGTTGCCCGCGATTTTTGTTCTTTATGAAAGGCCAGCATACCGGGAAAGTCCACTCGGGTCAGCAGATCGCCATTCATGACAAAGATTGGTTTGTCCACTTCTTCAGGCATGAGTCCGACAGCTCCGGCTGTGCCGAGCTGTTTGTCTTCGCGCAGATAGCGAATCTTTACGCCGTATCTTGAGCCGTCGCCAAAGTAATCTTCAACCATTTCAGCGCGGTAGTTGACAGATATGTAGAAGTTCCTGAAGCCGTGTTCAACAAACTGGTCCACAATGGTTTTCAGCAGAGGTTTGCCGCCAACTGTCAACAACGGCTTGGGACAGTCTTCGGTGAGTGGGCGGAGACGTTGTCCCAGACCTCCAGCCATGAGTACAACCCAGTTGTCCATTTGGGGAGGGGCAACCATGTCCATGAGCGTTCGCAGGCCGACGATGCGGTTGTCGTCATCCAGAAGTGGAACCTGTCGGTATTCCTTCTCCTTCATGGTAGCCAATAACGCGGCCTGATCTTCATGCTCGCTGGCTGAGAAGAAGTTTGTTTCCATAATTTCCGCTGCCGGGGACTCCAGGTTCTTGCCCACCAGAAGGCCGCGTCGGATATCGCCATCGGTTATGACGCCTTTCAACCTGCCTTGTTCATCCGCGACCAATGCAATCTGTGTCGATGATTTATCCAATGCTTCAACGGCGCTACGGATTGTAGCTGTAGGGGATATGAGGGCTTTCTTCCAGTCAGTCATGGGTTATTCCTTGCCCGCGGACAGAGTGCGCGTGATGTCATAAAACGGTTTGGCGACCTGTAGTGCGGCTCGTTTGATTTCGTTCAGAATGTGCAGGCTGGTCCCTTCTTTTTCATACGGGTTCACGACCTCTTTGACAACTCGGGTTTGGGCGGCTTCCAACGCGCGGCGGGTTCTTCGGATAAGAACCGCTGATTCTGCCGGCGAGTTGAACACAGACTTGGCCCGTTCACGTCCTTTTTGGCGATTGCCCACGTCTATGGTGGGAATCCTGAAGCTTGGAGCTTCCAGGATGCCGGAAGATGAGTTGCCCATTACTGCTCCACAATATTTCATGGCGGACAGATATCGAACAAGGCCGAGAGATGCAGAAACATACACCTGACGAGGGAAGGCTTGCGCAAGCTGTTTGGCCTTTGTGTCAATGGCTATTCCGCCGGGGTCAGCATTGGCTCCGGTGATAATTGCAGTCATGGTCGGATCATCCTTGAGCAATGTCTCAAGGGCAGAGAAAAAGTCGTTCAACTGGGTTTCTTCGTCTTCTTCCTGAGTCACCGGATGGTATGTCGTTAGTAGGCACTTGTCTCCCATGGAAAAACCGAGGTCGGCTTCCAGCTCTTCTTTGCTCATCAGGGGGTGGGTCATGATGTTTTCCACACCGAGAGCCCCTACATTGAAGACTGTATCCGGGTGTTCACCCAACTGGATAACTCTTTCCCGGTATGCCTCGCAGGAGGTAAAGTGCAGGTGCGACATTTTGGTGATGGAGTGCCGATAGTAGTCATCCATGGCCCCTTCGGTGACTTCGCCGCCATGAATGTGCGCAATGGGGTATCCCAGAATGGAAGCCGCAGTGGCGCAGGCAAAACATTCGTATCGGTCGCCCAGAAGTACGAGCAGGTCGGGTTTGATTTCCTCAAGAGCACGAGCACAGCCCGTGATGGCTTCTCCCATGGCGGTGGCGACTCCGAGACGGGTGTCGTCGTTGAGTGGAAGCGGCACCTGTGCTTTGATCGTGAACCCATCCGCAAGGATGGCATCGACTGTATGTCCGTGTCGGTCAGATAAATGCGACCCTGAGACCAGAAGCTGGAGTTCGGTGTCAGGGTCCTGTTCAATCCGTTTGAGGAGTGGGAGCAGCAGCCCGTATTCGGCGCGTGTCCCGGTAAAAACACAGATATTCATAGCTCAATGACCTCCCCCGGATGAAAATCCTTGGGTGATTTTTTTTGCATGATTTCGTCCCAACGCATGGGAGAAATGCCCCCTCGACCAGTCCGTTTGGCGGCCACGTTGTGCTCGGTAAACGGTTCGCCGGAAGCAATGGGAGTTGCCGCTACCAAAAAACGTCGGGCGATATTTATATTTTCCAGTTCGCTTGGACTGGGCTGTTTCGTGCCGTCCCCCAGAGCTTTTTCGATGTCTCTAATGCCGGAAACCATGGCAGTCAATTCTTCGGGATCGAGAGAGGCCGCATGGTCCGGGCCTTCCATGGTCTTGTCGAGAGTGAAATGCTTTTCAATGACTGATGCCCCCATGGCTGCGGCAGCTATGGGGCAGGAGATGCCGGGAGTATGGTCGGAGTAGCCTACGGAGCAGTCGGGAAATGCGAGGGCGAGTGTTTTCATAGCCCTGAGATTGGCGTCAACCAGCGGGGTCGGATATTGAGTGTTGCAGTGGAGCAGAGTAATGTCTGCGGCAGGAGTCCCTGATTTTACGAGGATTGCCACTGCGGCTTCCACTTCCTGCAACGTCGTCATGCCCGTGGACATGATGATAGGAATTCCTTTGCTGCCTGCGTGGCGCAGGTAGGGGAGATTGGTGATTTCGCCGGAGGGAACTTTGATGGTGGAAATGCCAAGTTCCAGCAGCATATCGAGGCTGTCCGCATCAAACGGGGTCGACAGAAATTCGATATTGTATTTTCGGGCGTGAGCAATAAGGTCCGTATGCGCCACGGTGTCCAGTTCCAATTTTTTCAACATGGAATACTGGGATTCATCAGCACCCGAAGTCTTCTTCTGGTAGGCTGCTTTCTGAGTCTGCGCTGTGACGAGTTCCTTCGCTTTGAAGGTCTGGAATTTTACCGCGTCCGCGCCAGCTTCGGCGGCGACTTCAATCAGTCGGTGGGCAAGTTCCATATCCCCGTTATGGTTAACGCCTGCTTCGGCTATAATGAAAATTGAATTCCGGTTCATTGACATTCCTCCGCACGGGGACTGCTTGGCAGATTGACGACGCGAGCCGCCAGATATCTGGCGTTTTTCAGTCCATCATTGAGGTTGTTCACATACATGGGGAGGTCTGTCATCAAAGTCCACAGGGGACGGGTCATGATACCTGCGTCATTGCTTTCAGTCAGGAACGTATCTCGTTGGTCCTGTGATTTGAATCGTATGGTGTTCAGCCAGTAGTTAGCCGTGCACCCTTTCGGCGCATCAATGTATGTGGCCTCGGTGCTCTGTTCAAAGAAAGCCTTATAAGCCGAGGCTATGAGTCGCTTGTCCTTGAGGATAACGTCCAGTTTTTCCATCTGCGCACAACCGAGAGCTGCGTTGATGTTCGGCATACGGTAGTTCCAGCCGATCTCGTCATGGCGAAATTCCCATTTGTGCGGGATTTTTGCTGTGGTGGTCATGTGCTTGGCATGTGCGCCGAGTTCGGCGTCTTTTGACAGGATCATGCCGCCACCACCTGTGGTGATGGTTTTATTGCCGTTGAAACTGAGTACTCCGAAAGTACCGAAAGTGCCAAGGTGCTGCCCGTCGTAGCTGCTTCCGAGGACTTCGGCGGCGTCTTCGACCACAGGGATGCCGTATTGTTCGCAGATGTCGCAGATTTCGCGAATACGGCAGGCGTGGCCTAAAATATGAACAGGTACACAGGCTGCGATGTGTCCCTTCGTTGACTCGTGCGTTTCCAGGAACGTTCTCAGGGCGTCAGGACTCATGCCTAGACTGTCTTTGTCCGAGTCAAGAAAAACAGGCGTGGCTCCTGTGTGACTGATAGCGTTGGCTGAGGCCACAAAGGTCAATGCCTGGGTCAGAACCAGGTCACCGGGTTTTACACCGACCATGCCGAGAGCGGCTGTCAGGCCACAAGTCCCGTTGACCACGGCAACGGCACGGGCTGCCCCTGTGATGTCGCAGACCATATCTTCAAACTGATCGACATATTTCCCTACACTGGAGACAAAAGTGGAGTCGATGCAATCGCACAAATATTCCTTTTCGCGCCCTGTGAAAATTGGCGCGTGCAGAGGAATGAAACCCGTGGGTTTCCGATAGAGCCGTCTGATGAATGAGAGTATGTCGTCGAACATTGAGCTGTCCTAGATATTATATATGTCAGCTTTGTAGCGTTTGAGGTTTTCGTCGTCGGCAAACCATCTGGCTGTTAATTCAAGGCCGCGTTTGAATCCGTCCAACCCTCCGAATTCAGGCTCCCAGCCGCAAAGCCTTTTGATTTTTTCGTTTCCGGCAAACAATCGTTCCACTTCACTGTTTTTGGGACGGATTCGTTCTTTGTCGCACACTATTTTTATGTTCGCTCCCATCACGTCTGCAATGGCCTGAGCCGTATCGCCGATGGATACTTCAAAGCCGCTGCCTACGTTGACCACTTCACCCACGCAGGCATCGGATGCCGCCACGGCTTCAAAGCCGCGCACTGTGTCGGATACAAAGTTGAAGTCGCGGGTGGGGGTGAGCGCACCCAACTTTATGGTATCCGCGCCATTGGCTATCTGCGTGATGACAGTCGGTATGACGGCGCGAGCACTTTGGCGAGGGCCATATGTGTTGAACGGGCGGATAATGGATACCGGAGTCTCAAAGGCATTGTAGAAACTCATGGCAATTTGATCTGCACCAATCTTGGTAGCCGAGTAGGGAGACTGACCTTGAAGGGGATGGTCTTCGGTGATGGGTACAAACTGTGCCGTGCCGTAAACTTCGCTGGTTGAGGTTACGATCACTCGTTCCACTCCGAGATCCTTGGCGGCCTGGACTATGTTCAGTGTGCCTTTGACGTTGGTGTCAACATAGGTGTCCGGAGAGTGGTAAGAGTAAGGGATAGCTATGAGTGCAGCCAAATGCATGACTACGTCACATCCCTTCATGGCTTCGCGGACGCCATTGGGGTCGCGTATGTCTCCAGAGAAAATTTCCAGATTGTCCTTGATTTCCTTAGGGCTTTCGTCAAGCCACCCCCAGGAATTGAAGGAGTTATAAAGGACAAATGCTCGGACAGAATACCCTTGACGAACCAAATACTCTACCAGATGGGAACCGATAAATCCGTCCGAACCAGTAACAAGAATTTTTTTTCCATTAAGAATCATAATACTATCACTTTAATGACTTGAAGATTTGTATCAATCTGGGAAAGAATACATATATTGATGGGGGTCTGGCAAGGTTGAGAATACGGTCTGTTGAAAGACGATTGCCAGATGGTCAATGGATAGCGAGGTGGGAAATGGCGGTGACGAATTTGCAGCCCCATTCCGACACATAGGAGTGTTGTTCCATAATTTCATTCTGGATATTCCATGGGAGTATGAGAATGAAATCAGGGCGTTGTTCTTTGAGTTCGTCAGGATGTAAAACCGGGATATGACTTCCGGGAAGAAACAGGTTCTGCTTGTGTGGTGACGCGTCCACGCAAAAAGAAATCAAATCGGTTTTGACACCGCAGTAGTTGAGAAGTGTATTCCCCTTGGCCGCAGCACCGTATGCAGCGACTGTTTTTCCTGCTCGTTTCTGTCTAATCAGAAACTCCAGAAGATCTGCCTTGACAGTGTCAGCCTTGC
The genomic region above belongs to uncultured Pseudodesulfovibrio sp. and contains:
- the neuC gene encoding UDP-N-acetylglucosamine 2-epimerase is translated as MNICVFTGTRAEYGLLLPLLKRIEQDPDTELQLLVSGSHLSDRHGHTVDAILADGFTIKAQVPLPLNDDTRLGVATAMGEAITGCARALEEIKPDLLVLLGDRYECFACATAASILGYPIAHIHGGEVTEGAMDDYYRHSITKMSHLHFTSCEAYRERVIQLGEHPDTVFNVGALGVENIMTHPLMSKEELEADLGFSMGDKCLLTTYHPVTQEEDEETQLNDFFSALETLLKDDPTMTAIITGANADPGGIAIDTKAKQLAQAFPRQVYVSASLGLVRYLSAMKYCGAVMGNSSSGILEAPSFRIPTIDVGNRQKGRERAKSVFNSPAESAVLIRRTRRALEAAQTRVVKEVVNPYEKEGTSLHILNEIKRAALQVAKPFYDITRTLSAGKE
- a CDS encoding LegC family aminotransferase; translation: MFDDILSFIRRLYRKPTGFIPLHAPIFTGREKEYLCDCIDSTFVSSVGKYVDQFEDMVCDITGAARAVAVVNGTCGLTAALGMVGVKPGDLVLTQALTFVASANAISHTGATPVFLDSDKDSLGMSPDALRTFLETHESTKGHIAACVPVHILGHACRIREICDICEQYGIPVVEDAAEVLGSSYDGQHLGTFGTFGVLSFNGNKTITTGGGGMILSKDAELGAHAKHMTTTAKIPHKWEFRHDEIGWNYRMPNINAALGCAQMEKLDVILKDKRLIASAYKAFFEQSTEATYIDAPKGCTANYWLNTIRFKSQDQRDTFLTESNDAGIMTRPLWTLMTDLPMYVNNLNDGLKNARYLAARVVNLPSSPRAEECQ
- the neuB gene encoding N-acetylneuraminate synthase, which produces MNRNSIFIIAEAGVNHNGDMELAHRLIEVAAEAGADAVKFQTFKAKELVTAQTQKAAYQKKTSGADESQYSMLKKLELDTVAHTDLIAHARKYNIEFLSTPFDADSLDMLLELGISTIKVPSGEITNLPYLRHAGSKGIPIIMSTGMTTLQEVEAAVAILVKSGTPAADITLLHCNTQYPTPLVDANLRAMKTLALAFPDCSVGYSDHTPGISCPIAAAAMGASVIEKHFTLDKTMEGPDHAASLDPEELTAMVSGIRDIEKALGDGTKQPSPSELENINIARRFLVAATPIASGEPFTEHNVAAKRTGRGGISPMRWDEIMQKKSPKDFHPGEVIEL
- a CDS encoding NAD-dependent 4,6-dehydratase LegB — protein: MILNGKKILVTGSDGFIGSHLVEYLVRQGYSVRAFVLYNSFNSWGWLDESPKEIKDNLEIFSGDIRDPNGVREAMKGCDVVMHLAALIAIPYSYHSPDTYVDTNVKGTLNIVQAAKDLGVERVIVTSTSEVYGTAQFVPITEDHPLQGQSPYSATKIGADQIAMSFYNAFETPVSIIRPFNTYGPRQSARAVIPTVITQIANGADTIKLGALTPTRDFNFVSDTVRGFEAVAASDACVGEVVNVGSGFEVSIGDTAQAIADVMGANIKIVCDKERIRPKNSEVERLFAGNEKIKRLCGWEPEFGGLDGFKRGLELTARWFADDENLKRYKADIYNI
- a CDS encoding nucleotidyltransferase family protein, whose translation is MTDWKKALISPTATIRSAVEALDKSSTQIALVADEQGRLKGVITDGDIRRGLLVGKNLESPAAEIMETNFFSASEHEDQAALLATMKEKEYRQVPLLDDDNRIVGLRTLMDMVAPPQMDNWVVLMAGGLGQRLRPLTEDCPKPLLTVGGKPLLKTIVDQFVEHGFRNFYISVNYRAEMVEDYFGDGSRYGVKIRYLREDKQLGTAGAVGLMPEEVDKPIFVMNGDLLTRVDFPGMLAFHKEQKSRATMAVRRFDIQVPYGVVNVENNIITHLEEKPTHKFFVNAGIYILDPDIVAGIPKDEYLDMPTLFSQLMAKGETTAAFPIHEYWMDIGRKQDFDQANFDYDVHFRMKEEC